One segment of Zonotrichia albicollis isolate bZonAlb1 chromosome 4, bZonAlb1.hap1, whole genome shotgun sequence DNA contains the following:
- the EPS8 gene encoding epidermal growth factor receptor kinase substrate 8 isoform X1, whose amino-acid sequence MNGHISNTPPGGYGSYFPQMNGYGSPTFAQAEREQNSRTSAKALYEQRKNYARDSVSSISETSQYHVEHLTTFVLDRKEAMITVDDGIRKLKLLDAKGKVWTQDMILQVDDKAVSLVDLESKNELENFPLSTIQHCQAVMNACNYNSILALICKEPTQNKPDLHLFQCDEIKATLIHEDIESAISDSKSGKQKKRLETLRMISKADSAIPPPPRAPAPVPPGTITQVDVRSRVAAWSAWALEQGDYEKHRQYHEQEETAEMIAARIDRDVQILNHILDDIEYFVTKLQKAAEAFAELSKRKKTKKSKKKGPGEGVLTLRAKPPPPDEFVDCFQKFKHGFNLLAKLKFHIQNPSAADLVHFLFTPLHMVVQTTGGPELASTVLSPLLTKDTIDFLRYTVTSEEGQLWMSLGDSWTKARTEWPKDHFIPPYVPRFRNGWEPPLLNFMGAPKEQDLNHLAESVANVAEQQRKQEMKRLSSEPPGVPDYPPADGYAFSNTMYKRGPLLDPGAAVAAFKQTVSRHVDRNYEAHNKAQSKKYAKCKYEFVARNNSELSVMKEEIVEILDDRKQWWKVQNKSGSTGFVPNNILDPLRNTEGGQGWPEPAYTRTIQKQRTDYVAKQPEPAPATPSPPPTPAPVPVPVPVPVPVPVPLPPSAPAPIPVPVPKAPAAVSRQSSTSSDSGGSVAHDTQRQKQIPVDRRKSQMEEVQDELVHRLTIGRSAAQRKFHVPRPNIPVVNITYDSSPEDVKAWLQSKGFNPVTVNSLGVLTGAQLFSLNKEELRTVCPEGSRVYNQITVQKSALEASSGSSELQEIMRRRQEKISAAATDSGVESFDEGSSH is encoded by the exons CACTTGACCACCTTTGTTCTGGACCGCAAAGAGGCGATGATCACAGTGGATGATGGAATAAGGAAGCTGAAATTGTTGGATGCCAAAGGCAAAGTGTGGACTCAAGACATGATTCTTCAAGTGGATGACAAAGCTGTCAGCTTGGTGGACTTGGAATCAAAG AATGAACTGGAGAATTTTCCTTTAAGCACAATTCAGCATTGCCAAGCTGTGATGAATGCGTGCAACTACAACTCAATTCTTGCATTAATATGTAAAGaaccaacccaaaacaaacCTGATTTGCATCTTTTCCAGTGTGATGAAATTAAG GCTACCCTTATTCATGAAGATATTGAAAGTGCAATCAGTGACAGCAAAAGTgggaagcaaaagaaaaggcTTGAGACACTGAG GATGATCTCCAAAGCTGACAGTGCCatcccccccccgccccgggcccctgcccctgtgccccccggGACCATCACGCAGGTGGACGTGCGGAGCCGCGTGGCAGCGTGGTCGGCGTGGGCCTTGGAGCAGGGGGACT ATGAAAAGCACAGACAATACCACGAGCAGGAAGAAACAGCAGAGATGATAGCAGCCAGGATTGACAGAGATGTT CAAATTCTGAACCATATTTTGGATGACATAGAGTATTTTGTTACCAAActgcaaaaagctgctgaagcaTTTGCTGAACTTTCAAAGAGgaagaaaactaaaaaaagtaaaaagaaaggaCCTGGAG agGGTGTTCTTACTCTCCGTGCAAAGCCACCTCCTCCAGATGAATTTGTGGACTGCTTCCAGAAGTTCAAGCATGGCTTCAATCTCCTG GCCAAGTTGAAGTTCCATATCCAGAATCCTAGTGCAGCTGATCTGGTCCATTTTCTCTTTACCCCACTACATATG GTGGTGCAGACAACAGGAGGGCCAGAGCTTGCCAGCACAGTGCTCAGCCCCCTGCTGACAAAAGACACCATAGACTTCCTGAGGTACACGGTCACCAGTGAGGAGGGACAGCTGTGGATGTCCCTGGGGGATTCATGGACCAAAGCCAG AACTGAATGGCCAAAAGACCATTTCATCCCCCCGTACGTGCCCCGTTTCAGGAATGGTTGGGAGCCTCCTTTGCTGAACTTCATGGGAGCTCCAAAGGAGCAGGATCTCAACCATTTGGCTGAGTCTGTGGCAAACGTGGCAGAGCAACAGAGGAAGCAAGAGATGAAAAGACTGTCCAGTGAG CCTCCCGGCGTTCCCGACTACCCCCCGGCGGATGGGTATGCATTCAGTAACACGATGTACAAGAGAGGGCCTCTGCTGGACCCgggggcagctgtggctgcctttAAGCAAACTGTTAGCCGACATGTAGATAG AAACTATGAAGCACACAATAAAGCACAGAGCAAGAAATATGCCAAATGCAAGTACGAATTCGTGGCAAGAAACAACAGTGAGCTTTCTGTCATGAAAGAAGAGATTGTGGAG ATCCTGGATGACAGAAAACAGTGGTGGAAGGTTCAGAACAAAAGTGGCAGCACAGGCTTTGTGCCAAACAACATTTTGGACCCTCTGAGGAACACAGAAGGCGGCCAGGGATGGCCGGAGCCTGCCTACACCCGCACCATCCAG AAGCAGAGGACGGACTATGTCGCGAAGCAGCCCGAGCCGGCTCCCGCCACGCCCTCGCCGCCGCCCACGCCCGCTCCTGTCCCCGTGCCCGTCCCCGTGCCTGTTCCCGTGCCCGTCCCCctgccccccagtgccccagctcccatcccagtgcccgtGCCCAAGGCGCCGGCCGCCGTCAGCCGCCAGAGCAGCACCTCCAGCGACAGCGGCGGCAGCGTGGCCCACGACACGCAACGGCAGAAGCAGATCCCCGTGGATC GCAGGAAATCCCAGATGGAGGAGGTGCAGGATGAACTTGTGCACAGGCTGACCATCGGCCGGAGCGCTGCCCAGAGGAAATTCCACGTGCCACGGCCAAACATCCCCGTGGTGAACATCACCTACGACTCCTCCCCCGAGGATGTCAAAGCCTGGCTGCAGTCCAAGGGATTCAACCCTGT GACTGTGAACAGCCTCGGTGTGCTGACAGGAGCTCAGCTTTTCTCCCTCAATAAAGAGGAACTGAGGACTGTTTGCCCAGAAGGGTCAAGAGTCTACAACCAAATTACGGTACAGAAATCTGCCTTGGAG GCTAGCAGTGGTAGCTCAGAACTGCAAGAAATTATGAGAAGACGGCAAGAAAAAATCAGTGCAGCTGCCACAGATTCAGGTGTGGAGTCCTTTGATGAAGGAAGCAGCCACTAA
- the EPS8 gene encoding epidermal growth factor receptor kinase substrate 8 isoform X2 has protein sequence MNGHISNTPPGGYGSYFPQMNGYGSPTFAQAEREQNSRTSAKALYEQRKNYARDSVSSISETSQYHVEHLTTFVLDRKEAMITVDDGIRKLKLLDAKGKVWTQDMILQVDDKAVSLVDLESKNELENFPLSTIQHCQAVMNACNYNSILALICKEPTQNKPDLHLFQCDEIKATLIHEDIESAISDSKSGKQKKRLETLRMISKADSAIPPPPRAPAPVPPGTITQVDVRSRVAAWSAWALEQGDYEKHRQYHEQEETAEMIAARIDRDVQILNHILDDIEYFVTKLQKAAEAFAELSKRKKTKKSKKKGPGEGVLTLRAKPPPPDEFVDCFQKFKHGFNLLAKLKFHIQNPSAADLVHFLFTPLHMVVQTTGGPELASTVLSPLLTKDTIDFLRYTVTSEEGQLWMSLGDSWTKARTEWPKDHFIPPYVPRFRNGWEPPLLNFMGAPKEQDLNHLAESVANVAEQQRKQEMKRLSSEPPGVPDYPPADGNYEAHNKAQSKKYAKCKYEFVARNNSELSVMKEEIVEILDDRKQWWKVQNKSGSTGFVPNNILDPLRNTEGGQGWPEPAYTRTIQKQRTDYVAKQPEPAPATPSPPPTPAPVPVPVPVPVPVPVPLPPSAPAPIPVPVPKAPAAVSRQSSTSSDSGGSVAHDTQRQKQIPVDRRKSQMEEVQDELVHRLTIGRSAAQRKFHVPRPNIPVVNITYDSSPEDVKAWLQSKGFNPVTVNSLGVLTGAQLFSLNKEELRTVCPEGSRVYNQITVQKSALEASSGSSELQEIMRRRQEKISAAATDSGVESFDEGSSH, from the exons CACTTGACCACCTTTGTTCTGGACCGCAAAGAGGCGATGATCACAGTGGATGATGGAATAAGGAAGCTGAAATTGTTGGATGCCAAAGGCAAAGTGTGGACTCAAGACATGATTCTTCAAGTGGATGACAAAGCTGTCAGCTTGGTGGACTTGGAATCAAAG AATGAACTGGAGAATTTTCCTTTAAGCACAATTCAGCATTGCCAAGCTGTGATGAATGCGTGCAACTACAACTCAATTCTTGCATTAATATGTAAAGaaccaacccaaaacaaacCTGATTTGCATCTTTTCCAGTGTGATGAAATTAAG GCTACCCTTATTCATGAAGATATTGAAAGTGCAATCAGTGACAGCAAAAGTgggaagcaaaagaaaaggcTTGAGACACTGAG GATGATCTCCAAAGCTGACAGTGCCatcccccccccgccccgggcccctgcccctgtgccccccggGACCATCACGCAGGTGGACGTGCGGAGCCGCGTGGCAGCGTGGTCGGCGTGGGCCTTGGAGCAGGGGGACT ATGAAAAGCACAGACAATACCACGAGCAGGAAGAAACAGCAGAGATGATAGCAGCCAGGATTGACAGAGATGTT CAAATTCTGAACCATATTTTGGATGACATAGAGTATTTTGTTACCAAActgcaaaaagctgctgaagcaTTTGCTGAACTTTCAAAGAGgaagaaaactaaaaaaagtaaaaagaaaggaCCTGGAG agGGTGTTCTTACTCTCCGTGCAAAGCCACCTCCTCCAGATGAATTTGTGGACTGCTTCCAGAAGTTCAAGCATGGCTTCAATCTCCTG GCCAAGTTGAAGTTCCATATCCAGAATCCTAGTGCAGCTGATCTGGTCCATTTTCTCTTTACCCCACTACATATG GTGGTGCAGACAACAGGAGGGCCAGAGCTTGCCAGCACAGTGCTCAGCCCCCTGCTGACAAAAGACACCATAGACTTCCTGAGGTACACGGTCACCAGTGAGGAGGGACAGCTGTGGATGTCCCTGGGGGATTCATGGACCAAAGCCAG AACTGAATGGCCAAAAGACCATTTCATCCCCCCGTACGTGCCCCGTTTCAGGAATGGTTGGGAGCCTCCTTTGCTGAACTTCATGGGAGCTCCAAAGGAGCAGGATCTCAACCATTTGGCTGAGTCTGTGGCAAACGTGGCAGAGCAACAGAGGAAGCAAGAGATGAAAAGACTGTCCAGTGAG CCTCCCGGCGTTCCCGACTACCCCCCGGCGGATGG AAACTATGAAGCACACAATAAAGCACAGAGCAAGAAATATGCCAAATGCAAGTACGAATTCGTGGCAAGAAACAACAGTGAGCTTTCTGTCATGAAAGAAGAGATTGTGGAG ATCCTGGATGACAGAAAACAGTGGTGGAAGGTTCAGAACAAAAGTGGCAGCACAGGCTTTGTGCCAAACAACATTTTGGACCCTCTGAGGAACACAGAAGGCGGCCAGGGATGGCCGGAGCCTGCCTACACCCGCACCATCCAG AAGCAGAGGACGGACTATGTCGCGAAGCAGCCCGAGCCGGCTCCCGCCACGCCCTCGCCGCCGCCCACGCCCGCTCCTGTCCCCGTGCCCGTCCCCGTGCCTGTTCCCGTGCCCGTCCCCctgccccccagtgccccagctcccatcccagtgcccgtGCCCAAGGCGCCGGCCGCCGTCAGCCGCCAGAGCAGCACCTCCAGCGACAGCGGCGGCAGCGTGGCCCACGACACGCAACGGCAGAAGCAGATCCCCGTGGATC GCAGGAAATCCCAGATGGAGGAGGTGCAGGATGAACTTGTGCACAGGCTGACCATCGGCCGGAGCGCTGCCCAGAGGAAATTCCACGTGCCACGGCCAAACATCCCCGTGGTGAACATCACCTACGACTCCTCCCCCGAGGATGTCAAAGCCTGGCTGCAGTCCAAGGGATTCAACCCTGT GACTGTGAACAGCCTCGGTGTGCTGACAGGAGCTCAGCTTTTCTCCCTCAATAAAGAGGAACTGAGGACTGTTTGCCCAGAAGGGTCAAGAGTCTACAACCAAATTACGGTACAGAAATCTGCCTTGGAG GCTAGCAGTGGTAGCTCAGAACTGCAAGAAATTATGAGAAGACGGCAAGAAAAAATCAGTGCAGCTGCCACAGATTCAGGTGTGGAGTCCTTTGATGAAGGAAGCAGCCACTAA